A section of the Thermocrinis sp. genome encodes:
- a CDS encoding MnmC family methyltransferase: MTKRGQLLEEELERFLAEKGYCLEEEQKREVLKILRVFLKPSVEGGGWVSTKDGSFTLIDKNYGEPYHSLTAGAITECIKKFVEPSEVLYRAEKEKLITVVDVGFGLGYNAAVLLKKLRDINKKVEVHILSFEKRLLDEVLPPPEEYKPYWLMLWENLPEFQKDGIHFKLLLGDARKKIKEVVNFGADAILHDAFSPYKNPELWSLEFLKEITKLLKPDGVWVSYTSSLAVRKALKTLGFNLQNTKAVGRKTGGTKAGISIEERLTETDLRKLSTSPYAIPFLDPSLDRKPIHILIDYSIRVVYNRRQTKEVGS, translated from the coding sequence TTGACGAAGAGGGGTCAACTACTTGAAGAAGAGTTAGAAAGGTTTTTGGCAGAAAAAGGATACTGCTTAGAAGAAGAACAAAAAAGGGAAGTTTTAAAGATCTTAAGAGTTTTTTTAAAGCCCTCGGTGGAGGGTGGTGGCTGGGTTAGCACCAAAGACGGTTCCTTCACTCTGATAGATAAAAACTACGGAGAGCCTTACCATAGCCTAACCGCAGGTGCTATTACTGAATGCATAAAGAAGTTTGTAGAACCCTCTGAAGTCCTTTATAGGGCGGAAAAGGAAAAACTCATAACTGTGGTGGATGTGGGCTTTGGCTTGGGATACAACGCGGCAGTACTTCTGAAAAAACTCAGAGACATCAACAAGAAGGTAGAAGTTCATATCCTGTCCTTTGAGAAAAGGCTACTTGATGAAGTCTTACCCCCTCCAGAGGAATACAAACCATACTGGCTTATGCTTTGGGAAAACTTGCCTGAATTTCAAAAAGATGGAATACACTTTAAACTTCTCTTGGGTGATGCCAGAAAAAAAATAAAGGAAGTGGTAAACTTTGGTGCTGACGCTATCCTTCACGATGCCTTTTCTCCTTACAAGAATCCTGAGCTTTGGAGTTTGGAGTTCTTGAAAGAAATAACAAAACTTCTAAAACCAGATGGTGTATGGGTATCTTACACCTCTTCCCTCGCAGTTAGAAAAGCATTAAAGACCTTAGGCTTTAACCTTCAAAATACAAAAGCCGTGGGAAGAAAAACAGGGGGGACCAAAGCGGGAATCAGCATAGAGGAGAGATTAACAGAAACAGACCTGAGAAAACTTAGCACCTCTCCATACGCTATACCTTTCTTAGATCCAAGCCTTGACAGAAAACCAATTCACATACTCATAGATTACAGCATTAGAGTGGTTTATAATAGAAGACAAACAAAGGAGGTTGGATCATGA
- the fbp gene encoding fructose-1,6-bisphosphate aldolase/phosphatase, whose protein sequence is MKITLSVIKADIGGFVGHSGVHPEVLEKVKEIGLAEVQKGNLIDCQTLVCGDDIALVMTHQHGVDSEVVHGIAWRAFEAGTEISKKLKLYGAGQDLLSDTFSGNVKGMGPGVAEMEFEERPSEPVIVFFADKTAPSAWNLPLYEMFADPMVCAGLVIDPKMHDGFTFEVLDTFTGKAVKLSTPAELYDLLALIGSVERYAIKSVWRNSDGEIGAVASTQRLSLIAGKYVGKDDPVMIVRAQSGFPAVGEILEPFARPWIVEGWMRGSHNGPIMPVSFKQATPTRFDGPPRVIAAGYQIAQGKLIGPRDLFDDPAFDRAREQAQTIADILRRQGIFEPHRLPSEEMEYTTLPKILKKLEGRFYDLEEGKKAPTGEEHHTETD, encoded by the coding sequence ATGAAAATTACTCTGAGTGTGATAAAGGCAGACATAGGAGGTTTTGTTGGACACTCGGGCGTTCATCCAGAAGTTTTAGAGAAGGTGAAAGAGATAGGTTTGGCGGAGGTTCAAAAGGGCAACCTCATAGACTGTCAGACCCTTGTGTGTGGAGACGACATAGCTTTGGTGATGACCCATCAGCACGGGGTGGATAGCGAAGTAGTTCATGGCATAGCTTGGAGGGCCTTTGAAGCAGGCACAGAGATTTCCAAAAAGTTAAAGCTATACGGAGCAGGACAGGACTTGCTTTCCGACACATTTTCAGGTAATGTTAAAGGTATGGGACCAGGCGTGGCTGAGATGGAATTTGAGGAAAGACCTTCAGAGCCTGTTATAGTTTTCTTTGCAGACAAGACCGCACCAAGCGCTTGGAATTTACCACTTTATGAAATGTTTGCAGATCCTATGGTGTGCGCAGGGCTGGTGATAGATCCTAAGATGCACGATGGCTTTACCTTTGAGGTTTTGGATACATTCACAGGAAAAGCTGTTAAACTCTCCACTCCTGCAGAGCTTTACGACCTTTTGGCTCTGATAGGGTCCGTTGAAAGGTATGCCATAAAGAGCGTTTGGAGAAACTCAGATGGAGAGATTGGCGCAGTAGCTTCCACTCAAAGATTGTCCCTTATAGCAGGCAAATACGTAGGTAAGGATGACCCTGTTATGATAGTCAGGGCTCAGTCAGGTTTCCCCGCAGTGGGTGAGATCTTGGAACCCTTTGCAAGACCCTGGATAGTGGAAGGTTGGATGAGAGGGTCTCACAACGGACCCATAATGCCCGTCTCTTTCAAACAAGCCACACCAACTAGGTTTGACGGACCACCAAGGGTCATAGCGGCAGGGTATCAAATAGCCCAAGGCAAACTCATAGGACCGAGGGATCTGTTTGACGATCCAGCCTTTGATAGGGCAAGGGAACAAGCCCAAACCATAGCGGACATTCTCAGAAGACAGGGCATATTTGAACCCCATAGATTACCCTCAGAAGAGATGGAATACACCACACTGCCAAAAATACTCAAAAAATTGGAAGGAAGGTTTTATGACCTGGAAGAGGGTAAAAAGGCGCCAACTGGAGAAGAGCATCACACAGAAACCGATTAA
- a CDS encoding bis-aminopropyl spermidine synthase family protein, producing MKTLVELANKARELSGVRIYKKNVEAVLSAVLKSGDFWEIVDMSDLPVPAASGIVNVLVEEGILFVDDEENIRLTQKGFDLVRELGIEPFTDYTCKACEGRGIPFYADIELYREFLQLTKDRPKAIRDYDQGSVTPETTIARVLFIDSRGDLRNKDIIVLGAEDDLTGLAIALTRKARSVLIIDIDKRLIDFDNRIFKEFGIDNAEARVWDLRNPFPKDMLGKFDVFVSDPPETLPAFRAFIGRGIATLREEGGVGYFGLTLRDSSVFRWRDFQISLTSEFGAAITDIVQDFNHYITWDYHKETKAAELAPVKREPKTIWYKSSWYRVEVLPGFKRWNEAISDDVFYLDEEGSTT from the coding sequence ATGAAAACCTTGGTAGAACTTGCCAATAAGGCAAGGGAGCTAAGTGGAGTGAGAATTTACAAAAAAAACGTGGAAGCTGTGCTATCTGCGGTCCTAAAGAGTGGGGACTTTTGGGAAATTGTGGATATGTCTGACTTACCAGTGCCTGCTGCTTCAGGTATTGTGAATGTGCTGGTGGAAGAAGGCATTTTGTTTGTAGACGACGAAGAGAACATAAGATTGACCCAAAAGGGTTTTGACCTTGTTAGAGAACTGGGAATAGAGCCCTTTACGGATTACACCTGTAAAGCCTGCGAAGGTAGGGGTATACCCTTTTATGCCGATATAGAGCTATACAGAGAGTTTTTACAGCTAACCAAAGACAGACCAAAGGCTATAAGGGATTATGACCAAGGATCTGTTACGCCAGAAACCACCATAGCAAGGGTGCTCTTTATTGACTCCCGTGGAGACCTGCGGAACAAAGACATAATAGTGCTTGGTGCGGAAGATGACCTAACTGGTTTGGCAATTGCACTGACAAGAAAGGCAAGGAGTGTGCTGATCATAGACATAGACAAAAGGCTTATTGACTTTGACAACAGGATATTCAAAGAGTTTGGCATAGACAATGCGGAGGCAAGGGTTTGGGATCTGAGAAATCCATTTCCAAAAGATATGCTGGGAAAGTTTGACGTTTTCGTGTCTGACCCACCGGAGACTTTGCCCGCCTTCAGAGCCTTCATAGGAAGGGGAATAGCAACCCTCAGAGAAGAGGGAGGAGTGGGCTACTTTGGTCTAACGCTCAGAGATTCTTCCGTTTTCCGCTGGAGAGATTTCCAGATATCCTTAACCTCAGAGTTTGGAGCGGCTATAACCGACATAGTGCAGGACTTCAATCACTACATAACTTGGGATTATCATAAGGAAACAAAGGCGGCAGAACTGGCACCTGTCAAGAGAGAACCTAAAACCATATGGTATAAGTCTTCTTGGTACAGAGTGGAAGTCCTCCCTGGTTTTAAAAGGTGGAACGAAGCAATATCCGACGATGTTTTCTACCTTGACGAAGAGGGGTCAACTACTTGA
- a CDS encoding LytTR family DNA-binding domain-containing protein encodes MSRILVVEDEPLAMDRITRFLREAGYESFETAQSVQEAIQKLHAYKPDVLILDIRLPDGYGLQVAKESMSLEKPPAVIFTTAYQEYAVEAFKLNAVDYLLKPFTKEEFLQAIEKALSRREQNKQVLDNFLKKINFIIPVKMGTTVVLLSPEDIYYIKADSGESEIRTKEGFYPISKKLYELEEALKHYNFFRVHRSYLVNLNKVTKLKSGEQSKYRIFFKDIDDTIETSREGAKNLREFFDI; translated from the coding sequence ATGAGTAGAATACTTGTAGTAGAAGACGAACCTTTGGCAATGGACAGGATAACCAGGTTTCTCAGGGAGGCTGGTTATGAGTCTTTTGAAACTGCTCAGTCTGTACAAGAAGCTATTCAAAAGCTACACGCTTACAAACCAGACGTTTTGATACTTGATATAAGGCTACCAGATGGTTACGGTCTTCAGGTAGCAAAGGAGTCCATGTCTTTGGAAAAGCCCCCCGCAGTAATATTCACCACAGCTTACCAAGAGTACGCAGTGGAAGCCTTTAAGCTAAACGCAGTAGATTACCTCCTCAAACCTTTCACAAAGGAGGAATTCCTCCAAGCTATAGAGAAAGCTCTAAGTAGGAGAGAGCAAAACAAACAGGTTTTGGATAATTTCTTAAAAAAGATAAACTTCATCATTCCCGTAAAGATGGGCACTACTGTTGTGCTCCTTTCACCAGAAGACATATACTACATAAAAGCAGATTCTGGAGAATCGGAAATAAGAACCAAAGAGGGATTTTATCCCATTTCAAAAAAACTATACGAGCTGGAAGAAGCTCTAAAACATTACAATTTCTTCAGAGTGCACAGGTCCTATTTAGTTAATCTCAACAAGGTTACAAAACTAAAATCTGGGGAGCAAAGCAAATACAGAATTTTCTTTAAAGACATAGACGATACAATAGAAACTAGTAGAGAAGGAGCAAAGAACTTGAGAGAGTTCTTTGATATATAG
- a CDS encoding histidine kinase, translated as MLELRLREWIYIMLFALLMGACMGTFVGFLISDSWPTYALSGAIIGFFIFILSLITTELNNRVLIKRIPKLLRIPFSLALAYLSGLFGGYIGYVLCKYMALLDIELKQFQLIVSLNVLGILTASVGFLIYLIVISKREWERLKLRLVSQELKNLELQINPHFLFNILNAIAELVSTNPEEAEKALINFSKFLRKTLYSDFLITLREELENLKEYWSIVKLRVRERVSLEIQTQEDVDLEVKVPKFCVQMLVENALKHGLKWQAGIIKVVVRRKDRKLFIEVMDNGVGFNNLKEGVGLKNVKDRLALIGGRLDYYREGGFSVFRVEISQSTSSQNRFIKSSP; from the coding sequence ATGCTGGAGCTACGCTTAAGGGAATGGATATACATAATGCTTTTTGCCTTGCTGATGGGCGCCTGCATGGGCACCTTTGTCGGCTTTCTGATCTCAGATAGCTGGCCTACTTATGCTCTTTCTGGAGCTATTATAGGTTTTTTCATATTTATCCTATCCCTGATTACCACCGAGTTAAACAATAGGGTCCTTATAAAAAGGATACCTAAGCTCCTTAGAATACCATTTAGCCTCGCGCTTGCCTACCTTTCGGGACTTTTCGGCGGTTATATAGGCTACGTACTTTGCAAGTACATGGCTCTTCTGGACATTGAACTTAAACAGTTTCAGTTAATAGTTTCTTTGAACGTTCTTGGAATACTTACCGCATCGGTTGGTTTTTTGATATATCTGATAGTAATTTCTAAAAGAGAATGGGAACGACTAAAGCTTAGATTAGTTAGCCAAGAGCTCAAAAACTTAGAGCTTCAGATAAACCCTCACTTTCTTTTCAACATCCTAAACGCCATAGCGGAGCTGGTTTCCACAAACCCAGAGGAGGCAGAAAAGGCATTGATTAACTTTTCCAAGTTCCTGAGGAAAACCCTCTACTCGGACTTCCTTATCACCCTCAGGGAAGAACTGGAAAACCTAAAGGAATACTGGAGTATAGTTAAACTTAGAGTAAGAGAAAGAGTAAGTCTTGAAATACAAACGCAAGAAGACGTAGATTTAGAGGTGAAGGTGCCCAAGTTTTGTGTGCAGATGCTCGTGGAAAACGCCCTAAAACATGGATTGAAGTGGCAAGCTGGAATTATAAAGGTGGTTGTAAGGCGAAAGGATAGAAAGCTTTTCATTGAGGTGATGGACAACGGCGTAGGATTTAATAATCTAAAGGAAGGTGTGGGACTTAAAAATGTAAAAGACAGGTTAGCTTTAATAGGCGGGAGGCTTGATTATTACAGAGAAGGAGGGTTTTCTGTATTCAGAGTAGAGATAAGTCAAAGCACTTCAAGCCAAAACAGGTTTATCAAGTCAAGTCCCTGA
- a CDS encoding ATP-dependent DNA ligase, protein MKFSELAQFFEKLEKTTSRLEMSQLLYELFSKADKEEIDKVVYLTMGELVPSFRGLEFGMSEKLAMEALSKASGTKLSVIQKLYKELGDVGKVALEVIKREGKGLSVSKVYEELFSIARARGTLDKVMLLINLLKALSGVEAKFVVRIIVGNLRLGVGEATIIEALALLLGNRDYKQVVERAYNLCSDLGLVAETLAQKGLEGLEEFKIQPGYPIRMALAERVADAEELIRRLGRCAIEVKYDGFRLQVHKKNNEVYIYSRNLEPMTEMFPEIKQAVAKIDAEELIVEGEALAVNEETGEFYPFQITMQRKRKYQIYEYSKEYPLKLFCFDLLYLDGEDYTIKPFIDRRKRLEGLITLKNTLELSELRIVQSAKEVEEFFEDAILRGLEGIMGKRLDAPYTAGSRNFNWVKLKRGYKGQLMDTIDVVIVGYFYGKGARAKLGIGTLLTAVYDPSSDTFKTISKVGSGFSEEEWIRLKEILDEIKLDHRHARVDSLITPDVWVEPKYVITVSADEITRSPLHTAGKTGDEPGYALRFPRAVGFVRSDKRPEDANTVEEILRMYQLQRKIKVE, encoded by the coding sequence ATGAAATTCTCAGAGCTTGCCCAGTTTTTTGAAAAGCTTGAGAAAACCACCAGCAGGTTAGAAATGTCCCAACTACTCTACGAGCTTTTTTCTAAAGCAGATAAGGAAGAAATAGATAAAGTTGTTTATTTAACTATGGGAGAGCTTGTGCCTTCCTTCAGAGGTTTGGAGTTTGGAATGTCTGAAAAATTGGCTATGGAGGCTTTATCAAAAGCTTCTGGTACAAAGTTAAGCGTTATACAAAAGCTATACAAAGAGCTTGGAGACGTGGGAAAGGTAGCCTTGGAGGTGATAAAGAGGGAGGGAAAGGGCCTGAGTGTTTCCAAGGTATACGAAGAACTATTTAGCATAGCAAGAGCGAGGGGCACTTTAGACAAGGTTATGCTACTTATTAACTTACTGAAGGCATTATCTGGTGTAGAGGCAAAGTTTGTGGTGAGGATAATAGTTGGTAATCTTCGGCTGGGGGTGGGAGAGGCTACGATTATAGAGGCTCTAGCCCTCCTGTTGGGTAATAGGGATTATAAACAGGTAGTAGAAAGAGCTTACAATCTTTGCTCCGACCTTGGTTTGGTGGCAGAAACCCTTGCGCAGAAAGGTTTGGAAGGTTTAGAAGAATTTAAAATACAGCCCGGCTATCCTATACGCATGGCGCTGGCAGAAAGAGTAGCGGATGCAGAAGAGTTGATAAGAAGATTGGGTAGATGTGCAATTGAGGTAAAATACGATGGTTTTAGGCTCCAAGTGCACAAGAAAAACAATGAAGTTTACATATACTCAAGAAACTTAGAACCTATGACAGAGATGTTTCCAGAAATAAAGCAAGCCGTTGCGAAGATTGACGCCGAAGAGTTGATCGTAGAAGGAGAAGCATTGGCTGTAAACGAAGAAACGGGAGAGTTCTATCCCTTCCAGATAACCATGCAAAGGAAGAGAAAATACCAAATTTACGAATACTCAAAGGAATATCCTTTGAAACTTTTCTGCTTTGACCTTCTGTATTTGGATGGTGAGGATTACACCATCAAACCCTTCATAGATAGAAGGAAAAGGCTGGAAGGTTTGATAACTTTGAAAAACACCCTTGAGCTTTCAGAGTTAAGAATAGTCCAATCTGCAAAGGAAGTGGAGGAATTTTTTGAGGATGCTATCCTAAGAGGTTTGGAAGGTATAATGGGAAAGAGGCTCGATGCGCCATACACCGCAGGCTCAAGAAACTTTAACTGGGTAAAGCTAAAAAGAGGCTACAAAGGACAACTTATGGATACCATAGACGTAGTAATAGTGGGTTACTTCTACGGAAAAGGAGCAAGGGCAAAGCTTGGAATAGGAACCTTGCTGACCGCAGTGTATGATCCTTCTTCCGATACTTTTAAGACCATAAGTAAAGTGGGTTCGGGCTTTTCAGAAGAAGAGTGGATAAGATTAAAAGAAATACTGGATGAGATCAAGCTTGACCATAGGCACGCGAGAGTTGATTCTTTGATAACGCCAGATGTGTGGGTAGAGCCAAAGTATGTAATAACTGTATCCGCAGATGAAATAACCCGCTCGCCTTTGCACACCGCAGGAAAGACAGGAGACGAACCCGGATACGCTTTGAGATTTCCAAGGGCTGTTGGTTTTGTAAGGTCAGACAAAAGGCCAGAGGATGCAAACACTGTGGAGGAGATCCTAAGGATGTATCAGCTTCAAAGGAAGATAAAGGTTGAATGA
- the fabZ gene encoding 3-hydroxyacyl-ACP dehydratase FabZ: protein MDIREIMNILPHRYPLLLVDRIIDLELGKRIVGLKNVSVNEPYFQGHFPGFPLMPGVYILEALAQVGGILMIKSLDLEIGKYAVVFAGIDEARFKRPVYPGDQLVLELEVLSLKKSLSKMKGVAKVEDQVVAEAILYASARELSQLRR from the coding sequence ATGGATATAAGAGAAATAATGAACATACTTCCCCATCGCTACCCACTGCTGTTAGTGGATAGGATAATTGATCTGGAGCTTGGAAAGAGGATAGTAGGTTTAAAGAACGTTTCTGTCAACGAACCCTATTTTCAGGGGCATTTCCCCGGCTTTCCCCTAATGCCCGGTGTGTATATTTTGGAAGCTTTGGCACAGGTGGGGGGTATACTGATGATTAAATCTTTAGATCTGGAGATAGGAAAGTACGCTGTGGTCTTTGCGGGCATAGATGAAGCAAGGTTTAAGCGGCCCGTATATCCGGGAGATCAGCTCGTGCTGGAGTTGGAAGTACTTTCTCTAAAAAAGAGCCTTTCCAAAATGAAGGGTGTGGCAAAGGTTGAAGATCAGGTGGTGGCGGAGGCTATACTTTACGCTTCTGCTAGAGAACTATCTCAACTAAGAAGGTAG
- a CDS encoding NAD(P)/FAD-dependent oxidoreductase, translating to MEMFDYAVVGGGIGGVLASALLSKLGRSVILFESLSYLGGCAGTFRKDGFYYNAGATTITGLEEPMPLGRILSFLEVAPPIKELPMSMQVLVMDKRINLWWDSERLLQELDSSFKGVANYKLLSELKNFSHKLWQTLWKFLPFSGYTSILGFFLRHPFEAIQQLLWYAKGGQTFKSYINGHQDYLQLLDYISLITSQGFLEEVPYAVALLGLSYPINKTYYSFGGMSNLIESIAKVIPTIYRKTTVFKVIKADGYFLLETSKGQFRAKRVILNTTIWNLEDLVEIDSVKEFSRKAKRVYSKAWSAITLYAKVKKERAKDLPSHILILEEEPLSVGGTKELFLSLSLPEDSTMSSQEYLSLTVSTHARPELWENITKEDYYMRKELIKEEILCKIYKKLPALKGAIQNAFVGTPKTFERYTKRYKGLVGGVPMVRKYFPFRYPLPFTTVDGLFLVGDTVFPGQGLLGVSVGVINLLLSIEKDFRECWSYA from the coding sequence ATGGAGATGTTTGATTATGCTGTCGTAGGAGGAGGTATTGGTGGTGTGCTGGCTTCTGCTTTGCTTAGCAAGCTTGGCAGATCCGTGATCCTCTTTGAAAGCCTCTCTTACTTAGGTGGTTGTGCTGGCACCTTCAGAAAGGATGGTTTTTATTACAACGCGGGAGCCACCACTATAACTGGTTTAGAGGAACCTATGCCTTTGGGAAGGATACTAAGCTTTCTTGAGGTCGCTCCACCTATAAAGGAGCTCCCTATGTCCATGCAAGTGCTGGTGATGGACAAAAGGATCAACCTTTGGTGGGATTCTGAAAGGCTTTTGCAGGAGTTGGATAGTAGCTTTAAAGGGGTGGCAAACTACAAGCTACTATCTGAGTTAAAAAACTTTTCCCATAAACTTTGGCAAACTCTTTGGAAGTTCTTGCCTTTTTCTGGATACACCAGCATATTAGGGTTCTTCTTAAGACATCCCTTTGAAGCTATACAACAACTGCTCTGGTATGCAAAAGGTGGTCAAACTTTCAAAAGTTATATAAACGGACACCAAGATTATTTGCAGTTGCTTGACTATATATCTCTAATAACCTCCCAGGGATTTTTGGAAGAAGTGCCTTATGCAGTTGCTCTTCTGGGCCTTTCCTATCCTATAAACAAAACCTACTACTCCTTTGGTGGCATGTCCAACCTGATTGAAAGCATAGCAAAGGTTATACCAACGATATACAGAAAAACCACTGTTTTTAAAGTGATCAAGGCTGATGGATACTTCCTGCTGGAAACATCCAAAGGGCAGTTCAGAGCAAAGAGGGTAATACTAAACACGACCATCTGGAATTTAGAAGACCTTGTAGAGATAGATTCTGTAAAAGAATTTTCGAGAAAGGCTAAGAGAGTTTATTCCAAAGCCTGGTCTGCAATAACCCTTTATGCAAAGGTAAAAAAAGAACGTGCTAAGGACCTTCCCAGCCACATACTTATCTTGGAAGAAGAGCCCCTTAGCGTGGGCGGGACCAAGGAGCTTTTCCTTTCTCTTTCTCTGCCCGAAGATAGTACAATGTCTTCCCAAGAGTATCTGAGCTTGACTGTATCCACACACGCGCGCCCTGAACTCTGGGAAAACATAACGAAGGAAGACTATTACATGCGAAAGGAACTCATCAAGGAGGAGATACTATGTAAAATTTACAAAAAGCTTCCGGCTTTAAAAGGTGCAATACAGAATGCCTTTGTGGGCACGCCAAAGACCTTTGAAAGATACACCAAAAGATACAAAGGTTTGGTGGGAGGAGTTCCCATGGTTCGCAAGTATTTTCCCTTTCGCTATCCACTTCCCTTTACAACGGTGGACGGCTTATTCTTGGTAGGTGATACGGTCTTCCCCGGTCAAGGTCTGCTGGGAGTTTCGGTAGGAGTAATAAACCTTCTGCTCTCTATAGAAAAGGACTTTAGAGAATGCTGGAGCTACGCTTAA
- a CDS encoding FAD/NAD(P)-binding oxidoreductase, with protein sequence MRVVIVGNGPAAASAIEAFRQVDKESDIIVLSDEPYPTYAPNCMENVIRGDISDQALFYKGGYEFYERMRVDFRPNKEVVGIDNKRKVVIVKGGEEIAYDKCLLAAGASAFIPPIPGRELGGVTTAKNLDDAKRIRDLVLSGKVKRVVIVGAGPIGVEDAETLRSMGLQVAVVEFFDRVLPRMLDKYMADRYMKILEEEEGIEFYLNHQVLAIHGEDGWVEAVEIVQNGSDRKKFLQADLVILSTGVRPRTHLVANTDIKIHIDERTGRVVGGILVNEYQQTSDKDVYAAGDICSGIDAWGRQRWIALFPPAQQGGTVAGYNMAGLKVKHSGLVDYNAVKTRSAPAGSGGVFEDAESSTVFEYEQYLIKVFLKEGRVCGYQFVGQPKTKRLNQRNTFLKDKAWEHVMKDRGLGLEASGVLFHHFINQKDRNFSPEVVRVIKMGMLRSLGNPKFETPLFYRE encoded by the coding sequence ATGCGAGTTGTGATAGTTGGCAACGGTCCTGCGGCAGCCTCCGCCATTGAGGCTTTTAGACAGGTGGATAAAGAATCAGACATAATAGTCCTTTCGGACGAGCCTTACCCAACCTATGCACCAAACTGTATGGAGAACGTAATTAGGGGGGACATTTCGGATCAAGCACTGTTTTACAAAGGTGGCTATGAGTTTTATGAGCGTATGAGGGTAGATTTTAGACCAAACAAAGAGGTGGTTGGTATAGACAACAAAAGAAAGGTGGTTATAGTAAAGGGTGGGGAGGAGATAGCTTACGATAAGTGTCTTTTGGCTGCGGGCGCCAGCGCTTTTATTCCACCCATACCTGGTAGAGAGTTGGGTGGGGTCACTACCGCAAAGAATCTGGACGATGCCAAAAGGATAAGGGATCTGGTTCTATCTGGAAAGGTAAAAAGGGTTGTTATCGTAGGAGCGGGTCCCATAGGTGTGGAGGATGCAGAAACTCTAAGGAGTATGGGTCTTCAGGTGGCTGTGGTGGAGTTCTTTGACAGAGTTCTTCCAAGAATGCTGGACAAATACATGGCAGACAGATACATGAAGATCCTTGAAGAAGAAGAAGGTATAGAGTTTTACCTAAACCACCAGGTTTTAGCAATACACGGAGAAGACGGTTGGGTAGAGGCTGTGGAGATAGTTCAAAATGGCAGTGATAGAAAAAAGTTCCTTCAGGCGGATTTAGTTATCCTTTCTACAGGTGTTAGACCAAGGACACACTTGGTAGCAAATACGGACATAAAGATACATATAGACGAAAGGACTGGAAGGGTTGTAGGTGGCATACTCGTGAATGAGTATCAGCAAACTTCGGACAAAGACGTTTACGCAGCAGGAGACATATGCTCTGGAATTGATGCATGGGGCAGGCAAAGGTGGATAGCTCTGTTCCCACCTGCCCAGCAGGGAGGAACGGTGGCAGGCTACAACATGGCAGGTCTAAAGGTAAAGCATTCTGGCTTGGTGGATTACAATGCAGTAAAAACCCGTTCTGCTCCAGCCGGCAGTGGAGGAGTGTTTGAAGACGCAGAAAGTTCAACAGTCTTTGAATACGAGCAGTACCTGATTAAGGTTTTTTTAAAGGAAGGCAGGGTATGCGGATATCAATTTGTTGGGCAACCAAAAACTAAAAGGCTAAACCAAAGGAATACCTTTTTAAAAGACAAAGCGTGGGAACACGTAATGAAGGATAGAGGATTGGGCTTAGAGGCTTCTGGAGTTTTGTTCCATCACTTTATAAATCAAAAAGACAGAAACTTTTCGCCGGAGGTAGTAAGGGTTATAAAGATGGGTATGTTAAGGAGTTTGGGAAATCCTAAGTTTGAGACTCCCCTGTTTTATCGGGAGTAA